aggttccgttccgtgcattggggccgcaatttgcggtccgcaattcacAGAGAACGTTCGTGAGGCCTCCGGAAcgtatccagacccattcaacttgaatgggtccgcatccctctgttccgcaaaaagataggacatgttctatctttgtgcggaacggaagtatggaacggaaccccacagaagcactccgtagtgcttccgttccgcatctatggatttgcggacccattcaagtgaatgggtccgcatgtggcaggtgcagcactatgaagtgccttttgcgctgtggcattagaagactTTTGATATCTCTCTGACTttcagtctaaccagactgtctattactctgtaattcctctagcgccattctatggaaacagtgggtttaaagagcacaccaaatgcttgaaataacttctttattaacttcaacttttcttcataaataatactgccgcctccgcagcagatagtccatgtataaAACAcgtgttcaactgttcaatcttgtcattcaacataaaatggtggatatatttctctcttcagtatctgtactctcactttaagttatttaagcactttatgatctctctgagaggtatatctgaggtctaactaatagttcacttgcagtatgcagttagcagtgactatttgcagattggttaagtatgatctggtatggtagtatgcaatttggattgcaatatgtttgtatggtatttgtagtagttcacagtttgcaactgtggcttgcaatttgtatttgtactttgaaattgtatggttgcaattggtgtaactgtaagtaaacacatactgtatatctagttcagtatacagttctaaacacaatactaacaatgggaacattatataacttgttTTTGTTGGCCTCGTGTTcctataaaactcagctctcagtggagtgaatgtctcttcagctcctgtctctggtgaataattattgtagcagcaggagctgggggaattcccagacaggctgtctgtgattggtgaaaactcttgctgtatgagaagctggctgtgattggtctagacttctgcccagtaacaacagattaacactatgctttctgttattTCTGCTTTGTCGCTTGAGtctaccttacattacaaaatgaatcttaaaaggcatattatccttttctgcttctgtgaacacaaaatataatagtaatatgacatcaaaaacatgatgtcacagtaaataactctgcttttgtctttaacacataaacataggaactgtattaaggctattggtaggtttagctgtatacacatataagctataccagcaacctaggacaggtcttagctggccagctacaccgcatccatgatgcggaatgcacacggaacagtaTCCctttattgcggatccgcatatgcagtccacaatacggcaacacAACCCATATGTTtgcgtgaacaagcccttatcctgtggatggggAATAAGTGTCATTGTGGGAAAACTTTAGGCATCAGATTCAGGTCCGTGTCTACATAGCGGCATGGAAACTGTCATCTGGAATAAGGGACACTGATGTGCGCAATCCAAGTACAATATTTAATGTGATGATTGCTCAGAAGTGCACAGTACATATAAAATGTATCTTATCAGGTGAACAAATATTTAGATCATAGAAAAAACACCAAAGCCTTTCAAACTAACGCTAGAAAACAGACCACAGAAGAAGCACAGTCTGAACCCCAGTTATCAGTTGTCAGATGATGGGGTCCCCTTACTTTTTCTCCCAGGTAAAGGGAAGGACGATTTGCTTTGGAGCTGATTGAGTTTGCTGGCCAGCAATGTGAAAGGCTCTATCAAGGTCTTTCTATCTGTAACTGAGACTTCCCAGAGTTTTACTCTCTCCCCTTTTGCCCAGAGTAATGCCATTTCTGTATCCACTTGTCTGTATTCTGCCAGGTCCACCTTGTTGCCCAAAACAACAATTACAAtcttataaaaaaagaaaaaaacattgttACCATATTTTTGAGACAACAGAACTCCTGTACACATTACAGCGTTTTATAGGTCACTGGTACTTTACCTTAAAAGgttatgcaataaaaaaaatgggggcaatttttttttttttttcaattattggATTGTACTCATAAAAggtaaaattctttttttttccaattggtcttttTCTGTACAGGACTGAGATGCTCTATTAGCAGGATCTgaactttctctctctctctgtcaaatagagctgacgggctccttatctctgctctctgaccttgtAAACACTCATAGATCAGattttatcttactgataagaatgtgaccTAAATAAGAccccttagtaatttagagagaaGGGTtattggcacaaagtgaaagtaggattcacacaactagaaaaacaattaaccctttgtgacagaatggctcaatattgttaataaacaactgaaaaaaatatttttagcccaaaatgagtaaaatgcaatcataaaagaaattgcccctgaaggtgtacatagcttctaaaagggttatccaatactacaaaaagccccccccccactgaacatagggctcatgcacacggtcgttgtttatggggccgcaaaagatgcagacagcactccgtgtgctgtccgcatccgttgctccgttccgaggccccgcaaaaaaaatataacatgtcctattcttgtctgttttgctcgTCTACGTCCCCACCCACCATTGGCTGAACCCCTATGTTTTCATCCGGGCACGGGGAGAAGTGGGAccaggagcagggtaagtatattcagcgtGGGGGCCCGGCGTatggtttttatttgtttttattttaggaTCATATAACCCCTTTGAAAGGGGCGATtccataaataatgtaaaaaatgaaagtcaTAATCTAATACATCACAACCtctctctctaacaaagctagaaccagctctgtacctcacatggatccccaTTCATTGCCTCAATTgttttgctagatttatttcaagctggcagctcagggggcacgtCCTTTTTCAgagggcatgtcttttctgctgcagctggtggcagttgaggaatggaactgagcatgtgcttccatctcagtgagcaggacacagaaattagaaaaagagcaaaccgcaggtggcgctgtacagatggaTTTCATCGGATAACTCAGTGgccatactacatttttaatcacatgcaattacaaaaagtattcaggtccagatgctggtttgaaaactgtagaccgtttttgtgggacaactcttttaggcctcatgcacacagccgttgtgcggccgtttcATGCATTGGGGAAGTGCactggcaacatccgtgcagcgggccggacccatttaacctgaatgggtccatggtctgtccgtaccgcaaaaaaatatgacatgtgcggaaaaacagaaagaaacaccactccgtagtgcttccggtgttccgttacgcatctccggaattgcggacctattcaagtaaatgggttcgCATCTATGATGCACACGGCCagcggccgtggattgccgacctGCCGTTTGCGTGCCGctatacggccatgtgcatgaggccttaagcacatACAGTAACTGCCAAAGGCACAAATATACACATGGGCTTAGACGACCTTGTTAACTCTTTAAAGCCTGATATACAGTATCCGATGAATGATAAACGTGTAATGTGTTTTTCTCACGGGGATAGTGCAGGGATAGTTGAGTGGCTAGGGTGACTCCCTGGGAAGTAATCCTGTCAAATGTATGCTAGGAGGACTTACTTTTGGCTTAGGCTTTGCTCACATTACATTCATGGACTCTGTTTAACATGCACGCCAGGATGTATATGTGAAACAGATGCCCAACAGTGGTATCCGTAACCAATAGAGTCTCACGTATAAAAGTATATGAAAAGAAACCCGCGTTATttccaataaaacaataaaaataaaaataaaatgctaaaAAAGTCGCTAGCCCAACAAATAAAGCACTTGTACTTTGCCACTCTATACagctctatggggctgctggagatagccgagtgcaTGCATCGCTGCCATTCCGTTCAAACAGGAACAcaggcccctgttcttgtgatcagtggaggtcccagcagtcacATCCCCATGGATAatgtttttcatgggacaaccccttcaaatgaATGCATATGAAAATGGCTAAACTGCATCTGATCCTGAAGACCAAAAATAAAAGTCAACATGATGGAAAAATAATCATCCGTGGTACGCCACTTAGGCCATGCATTACTTTACCTCTTTTTTGTCCCGGAAGCGGTCCACGTCTCTTTTAAGTTGTTCAACCCTCCTGAAGGATTCCAGGCTGTCCACACTGTAGACAAGAATAAAGCCATCGGCAAAAGAGAAGTAAT
This sequence is a window from Bufo gargarizans isolate SCDJY-AF-19 chromosome 5, ASM1485885v1, whole genome shotgun sequence. Protein-coding genes within it:
- the NKIRAS1 gene encoding NF-kappa-B inhibitor-interacting Ras-like protein 1 encodes the protein MGKGSRVVVCGVAAVGKTAILEQVLYGNHIVGHKTLETLEDVYIASVETERGVKEQLRLYDTQGLQEDTELPKHYFSFADGFILVYSVDSLESFRRVEQLKRDVDRFRDKKEIVIVVLGNKVDLAEYRQVDTEMALLWAKGERVKLWEVSVTDRKTLIEPFTLLASKLNQLQSKSSFPLPGRKSKGTPSSDN